One window from the genome of Nicotiana sylvestris chromosome 9, ASM39365v2, whole genome shotgun sequence encodes:
- the LOC138877322 gene encoding uncharacterized protein — protein sequence MNKKLENAKGLWQEILPEVLWAYHTTPKTSTGETPYSLVYGTDAVIPFEFGEPSLIYSNERGSSNDESRKQDLDEIDERRDMAYVRMIVQKQQAERYYNKKAKVRPLKVGDYVLKAKIQASKNLREGKLGTN from the coding sequence ATGAATAAGAAGCTTGAGAACGCCAAGGGATTGTGGCAGGAAATTCTACcggaagtgctatgggcataccaCACCACGCCAAAAACAAGCACAGGAGAAacgccatattcactagtctacggGACTGATGCAGTGATACCATTCGAATTTGGGGAGCCAAGTTTAATATACTCCAACGAGAGAGGATCAAGTAACGATGAAAGCAGAAAGCAAGACCTCGACGAGATAGATGAGCGAAGAGACATGGCCTACGTAAGAATGATAGTtcaaaaacaacaagcagaaaggtactacaacaaaaaagccaAAGTCAGACCACTCAAGGTAGGGGATTATGTTCTCAAAGCCAAAATACAAGCGAGCAAAAACCTACGAGAAGGTAAACTGGGAACCAATTAG